CTCAACAGGCAAGGCATGTACGGAGACTTCTTCAGCTTCTATCTGTGCGACATCGTGCTGAAGCTCAACGGCAAAGGCGGCCAGCCGGTGTATATCAAGCTGGCCGGGCAGGCCACGGGGAGGTGTACGCCGCGGTGAAACCCTTCTCCGAGCGCGATCCGTTCGCCCTGGCGGCCATCGGCCTCGGGGTGATCCTTGCTCTGATGATGCTGTCGCTGAACTACGACAAGCTGTGGTTCGTCAACAGGGACAAGGTCTACTCGGCGTACTTCGCTGAGGCGGGTGGGCTCGCGGCCGGCAACCATGTCCTGGTGTCGGGTTACCGGGTCGGGCAGGTCGCCAGCGTCGAGCTGGACGGACCGCGGGTGCTGGTCAAGTTTACCGTGGCGCGCAACGTTCGCCTCGGTGACCGCACCGAGGCGGCCGTCAAGTTGAGAACCGTGCTTGGCAGCAAGATCCTCGAGGTCACACCGCGTGGAGACAAGCCGCTGAGCGGCACCATACCGCTGGAGCGGACCACGTCGGCCTATCAACTGCCCGACGCGCTGGGTGATCTCACCAACACCATTAGCGGACTCGACACCAACCAGCTGTCAAAATCGCTGGCCGTGCTGGCCACCACGTTCTCCGACACACCGCCTGACCTCAAGGTTGCGGTGCAGGGGGTGGCGCGATTCTCCCAGACACTCGACGAGCGCGACGCCCAGCTGCGAAACCTGTTGAGCAGCGCCAACAAGGCCACCAAGGTGCTGGCCGAACGCAGCGACGAAGTAGTCAGGCTGGTCGCCGACACCAATGAGCTTCTGGTGCAGCTCAGAAGCCAAAGCCGAGCACTGGACCAGATCGCCAACAATGTTTCCGCGCTGGCCCAGCAAATCAAGGGCTTCATCGCGGAGAACCGTGACACGTTGAAGCCGACGTTGGACAAGCTCAACGAGGTGCTCACGATCGTCGACAATCGTAAACAACGCGTGCAGAAGGCCCTGGTAGGGCTCAATAGATACGCCCTGGGGCTCGGCGAAGCGGTGTCATCGGGACCGTTCTTCAAGGCGTATGTGGCCAACTTGTTGCCCGGGCAGTTCGTGCAGCCGTTCATCGATGCGGCCTTCTCCGACCTGGGGCTCGACCCGAATGTGCTGTTGCCCACGCAGCGGGCCGATCCGCAGGTCGGCCAGCCGGGTACACCGCCGCTGCCGATTCCCTATCCGCGGACTGGCCAGGGCGGGGAACCGCGCAGAACCATTCCGGACGCGATCACCGGCAACCCGGGCCAGCAGCCGTGCGGTCCCCCGGGCGTGCCGCTGCCCGGCCCTGGCTGCTACCCGTATCGGGAGCCGCCGCCCGCGCCACCGCCCGGCGGGCCGCCGCCGGGACCCCGGCGCCGCCGGGTCCAGGAGAAGGTCAGTCCATCCCGCCGCAGTCTGTGCCGGTCGAGCAGCCCGCACCGGGTCAGATACCGCCGACCCAGCCGCCGGTGCTGGGCGGGTCGGGACCGATCGGCGCCCAGCCGGGCCCGGGCCGGCCGGCTGAAGGTGGTGCACGGTGAACTCCCGTGTCGTGAAGATCGGCGTCGCCATCGCGCTGGTGCTGGTGCTGATCGGGGGTACCTTCGTCGTGGTGCGCTCGGCGACCGGCCTGGGCCGCATCCAGGTGACCGGCTACTTCGCGAACAGCACTGGGCTCTACAACGGCGACAACGTGGTGATTCTCGGTGTGCCGGTCGGCAAGGTTGAAAAGATCGAACCGCAGCCCGACCACGTCAAGATCAGCTTCTGGTACAACGACAAATACAAGGTTCCTGCTGACGCCAAAGCTGTCATCATCTCGCCGTCATTGGTGACACCTCGGGCCATCCAGTTGACGCCGGGAGCAATTGTCAATATCTGTGGATGGAGAATTTCAGGCGGCCTCCTTCCGGGCTTCCTCGGTGGCCGGTTCGTCGGTGCGTTCGAGGAGTTTGCCGTTCTCGAACTTGGCGCCGCCCGGACGAGGGCGACCAGGTGGGGTGCGTTCACCGCGCGCCAGCGTGACTGGGCGGCCTCGATTAGCTTGTAGGCCACGGCGATTCCCGCCGCGCGTGAGCCCGGACCCTTGGTGATCTTGCTTCGATTACGCACCGTTGAGAAGGTGGATTCGATGGGATTTGTCGTTCTCAGGTGCACCCAATGCTCGGCGGGGAAGTCGTAGAAGGCCAGCAGCTGGTCGAGGTCGTCGGTGATTTTGGCGACCGCCTTGGGATACTTGGCGCCGTAGGCCGCCTCGAATGCCTTGACCGCGTTCAGCGCGTGGCGTTTGTCCTCGGCGTTCCAGATCTCTGCGAGCGCCTTCTTCGCGCCGGGGTGCGCGGATTTCGGCAGTGCGGCAAGAACATTCGCAATCTTATGAAACCAGCAGCGCTGTTCCTTGGTCTCCGGGAACACTCGCGCAGCGCGCCCCAGAACCCCAGTGCGCCATCCCCGATGGCCAGTACCGGCGCGCGCATGCCGCGCCGCTTGCAGTCACGCAACAGATCCGCCCACGACTCGGTGGCCTCGCGGTAGCCGTCATCGAGGGCGATCAGCTCTTTGCGGCCATCCGCGCGCACCCCGATCAGCACCAGCAGGCACAGCTTGGTCTCCTCCAGGCGCACGTTGACGTGGATGCCGTCGGCCCACACGTACACATAGTCCACACCCGAGAGGTCGCGGGCCGAAAACGCCTTCTGCTCGGCTTGCCAGGTCTGGGTCAGCTTGGTGATCGTGGCCGCCGACAGGCCCTTGGTCGAGCCCAGAAACTGGCCCAGCGCCGGCCCGAAGTCCTGCGACGAGAGCCCATGCAGGTACAGCAGCGGCAGCACCTGCTCCACCTGCGGGGTCTTGCGCGCCCACGGCGGCAGGATCGCCGAGGAAAACCGCACCCGCTCACCGGTTTCCGGGTCAACCCGCTTATCGTTGACCCGCGGCGCGTGCACCTCGATCGCACCCGCGGCGGTGGTCACCTCACGCGGCTCGTGATAGCCGTTGCGCACCACCAGCCGATGCCCGTTCTCGTCGCGCTCATCGGCGAACTGGGCACAATAGGCGGCCACCTCGGCCCGCAACGCCGCGGCCAGCATCTGCTGCGCACCCTCGCGCACGATCTCATCGATCACCGACGACACCGGGCCCGCCAACACGACAGGCGCAGCCGAACCATCACGATCGCCGGCCTCAGGGACTACATTGAGCATGGGTCGTACCTTCCCGAACCAGCGCGTCAACGCCGGTCCTTGATCAGACAAATGGACTTCAGATCATCCTCGGGAAGGTGCGCCCAATCACGCCGCCTCGCCGAGGCTCATCCACAGGTTCTGATCATTGCTCCGACGCCGGCCTACACCGGCGGTGCGGTAATGGGCGATGGGGCGGTGATCCCGCCGCAACGCACCGCGGTTCCGGTGGAGTACGACGACTTTCGTCAGCAGCTAGAAAAGCTGACGCAGATACTGCAGCCGACCAAACCCGGTGAAACCAGCACCTTGGGGGCGTTCGTCAACACGGCGGCCAACAACGTGCGGGGCCAGGGACCCGAGATCCGCGACACGATTATCAAGTTGTCACAGGCGATTTCGGCACTCGGCGACCACAGCGACGACCTGTTCACGACGTTTAAAAACCTGTCGGTTCTGGTCTCTGCCCTGCACGACAGCAGCGACGTGCTACGACAACTCAACCAGAACCTGGCCGCCGTAACCAATCTGCTGGCCAACGACCCCAACGAAGTCGCCAACGCTGTCCGCAACCTCAACGATGTGGTTGACGATGTGCAACGCTTTGTCGCCGACAACCGCGAGAGCCTCGGCACGACCTCTGACAAGTTGGCCTCGGTGACGCAGGCGGTAAACGAGAGCATCGGTGACGTCAAACAGCTGTTGCATGTGGCGCCCACAGGGTTTCAAAACTTTCTCAACATCTATCAACCCGCACAAGGCACGCTGACCGGCATCCTGGGGCTCAACAACTTCGCCAACGCGCTCCAGTTCATCTGCGGCGCCGTGCAAGCCGCTGCCCGGCGAGGCGCCAAAGAATCGGCGAAGCTCTGCGTGCAGTATCTGGCGCCGATCATCAAAAACCGCCAGGTCAACTACCTGCTATTGGGTCTTAATCCCTTCGTCGGCGCCACGGCGCGCCCCAATGAAATCACCTATAGCGAGGACTGGCTGCGCCCCGACTATGTTCCCCCGCAGCCGCCCGCGCCACAGGCCGCCCAGCCCGGCTCGCCGCCGGGCAATGGGCCGGCGCCGCCCGGCCCCTCGCCGCGGGCCGCAGAGGCACCGGCGCCAGGACCGGTTGCGCAGCCGGCGCCGACCAATCCGGCAGAAGGCCTGCGCGGAATGATGGTGCCCCCCGGAGGTGGACAATGAGCCGATCACGGTCCTGGCGCCGCGCCGGAGCGGGACTGCTGGCAGCGTTGGCGCTGGCGGGGTTATCCGGCTGCGGCTTTCATGGCGCGAACTCGTTTCCGTTGCCAGGCACCAAGGGCCGCGGACCGGGCTCCTACACCGTCCAAGCGCAGATGCCCGACGTGCAAAATCTGCAACAGAATTCTCGGGTCCGGGTCAACGACGTGACGGTCGGCAATGTGACCAAGATCGAGGTCCAGGGCTGGCATGCGCTGGTCACCATGAAGATCGACGGCGACATCGACTTGCCGGCCAACGCAACCGCCACGCTGGGTCAAACCAGCCTGCTCGGTTCGGTGCACGTCGAACTGGCGCCGCCGAGGGGGGTGGCGCCCGAAGGCAAACTGAAAAACGGCTCACTGATCCCCTTGTCGTCCAGCGGGGCGTATCCGTCGACCGAACGCACGCTGGCTGCTTTGTCGTTGCTGCTCAACGGCGGCGGCTTGGGCCAGGTGCAGGACATCACCAAGGCGCTCAGCACCGCTTTCACCGGACGCGAACAAGATCTGAGAAGTCTGCTGCAACAGCTCGATAAGTTCGTCGCCTACCTCAACGACCAAAAAACCGACATCATTGCCGCCACGGATAGCCTCAACAGCCTGGTCGGCCAATTCGCTGATCAGAAGCCGGTGATCGACAAGGCGCTCAGGACTATCCCGGAGGCGCTGACGGTGCTCAAAGACGAGCGCGACAACCTCGCCGACGCGCTGGCCGAGGTGGCCAAATTCGGCGCACTAGCTGCTGACTCGGTCAACAAGACCAAGCAGAACCTGGTCAAGGAGCTCAAGGATCTGGGCCCGGTGCTGCAGTCATTGGCCGACGCCGGGACGGCGCTGACACGCTCACTGGGGTTCTACGGAACGTTCCCGTTCCCGAAGGACACGCTCAGCAAATGGTTGCGCGGTGATTACGCGAACTTGACCGCGGTGATCGACTTGACGCTGAGCCGGCTTGACGCGTCGCTTTTCACCGGCACCCGCTTCGAGTGCAATCTGACCGAGCTGGAACTGCAGTGGGGCCGCACCATCGGCCAGATGCCCAGCCCGTGCATGGCCGGCAGCCAGTACAACCCCGGCAACCCGCTGGTCGTCCCCTACCGCTTCGACCAGGGGCGCTGACATGCTGCTACATCTCACTCGGGGTACGAAAATCCAGCTCGTGGTGTTCGTCGTGATCAGTCTGATCGCGGGCATGATCATGTTCTTCAACTTCATGCAAGTACCGACCGTGTTCTTCGGTGTGGACCGCTACACGGTCAAGGTGGAGTTGCCCCGGGCGGGAGGACTGTACCCGGGCGGCAACGTCACCTACCGGGGGGTCGAAGTGGGGCGGGTCAAAGACGTGCGCCTGACCCCTAACGGCGTGCAGGCCGAGCTTCAGCTCGACTCCGACATTCACATCCCGGCCAATTCGAACGCGCAGGTGCATAGCGTATCGGCGGTCGGCGAGCAATACGTGGAGCTGCTGCCACGCAGCGCGCAGGGGCCATCGCTGAAAAACGGCGACGTCATCCCGGCGAACCGCACCTATGTACCGCCGGACATCAACTCGCTGCTGGAGGCCACCAACCGGGGCTTGGCGGTGATCCCGCGCGAGAACCTCAAAACGGTGGTCGACGAGTCCTACATCGCGGTAGGCGGGCTCGGCCCGGAGCTTTCCCGGCTGGTGAACGGGACCACCAAGCTAGCGATCGATGCGCGCAAAAACCTGGACGCGCTGGTTTCCTTGATTGACGGGTCAAAACCGTTGCTGGACAGCCAAATCCAGTCATCGGATGCGATCCAGGCATGGGCGGCGCACCTGGCGAGCATTACGTCGCAGCTGCGAAACAACGACGCAGCGCTGGCGCACGTCCTGCAACAGGGCGGCCCGGCGGCCGCCGAAGGCCGGCAGTTGTTGGACCGGTTGACCCCCACATTGCCGATCGTGCTGGCCAATCTGGTCAGTGTGGGCCAGGTGGGTGTCACCTATCGGGATAACCTGGAGTCTTTGCTGGTGGAGCTGCCGCAGGGCGCGGCCGATATTCAAGCGGTCGGTGTAGCCAACCGCAACACCAAGCAGGACTACAACGGCGCTTACCTGAGCTTTAATCTCAATCTCAACTGGCCGCCGCCCTGTACCACCGGATTCCTGCCGGCCCAGCAGCAGCGGGCGGCCAGCTACGAGGACTACCCGGACGTTCCCAATGGCGACTTCTACTGCCGGGTGCCGCAGGACTCGCTGCTCAATGTGCGCGGTGCACGCAACCTCCCGTGCGAGACCCGCCCCGGCAAACGGGCCCCGACGGTCAAACTGTGCGAAAGCGACGAGGCCTACGTGCCGCTCAACGACGGCTTCAACTGGAAGGGCGATCCGAACGCGACCTATACCGGCCAGGGTGTCCCGGAGTTCAGGCCAGGCGAAGAACCGCCGGGTCAGGCGCGACCACCGGCCCCTCCCGGTCCGCCACCACCACCGATCGCAGCGGTCCAGTACGATCCCGCCACCGGTATGTACGTCGGACCCGACGGGCGGATGTACACCCAAGCCGAGCTGGGCCGCGGCGCCGCAAAGGAGCAGACATGGCAGAGCATGCTGACCCCGCCCACCAGGAAGTGAGCGAGACCGAGAAGAGCACGGCACCACCGCCGTCGCGCGGCCCCACCGATGAGGGTCGCCTACGCAACGGTGTCGGCACGCAGGAAATCGACCCCCAGGAGCCGACGGGCGCTGCGGCGGCGAGCCAGGGCGAGGAAGCCGAGGATTACGACGCGGCGGTGGACGGCAAAGCCGACGACGCATCTGACGAGGGGTCGGAAGATGCTGCACCGACCAAAACGCCGATGTCACCAGTGCGCCTGGCGACGCTGGTGGGAGTGGTGATGATGGTCGGTTTGGCGGTGCTGGCCGGATGGCTGGGTTTTCGGGGGTATCAATCGCATCAGGCCCAACAACAGCGTGCGCTGCTCGTTCAGGTCGGCAGGCAGGGCGCGCTGGATCTAACAACGATCGACTGGCAGCACGCCGACGCCGATATACAGCGTATTCTGGACTCCGCGACCGGCACGTTCTACGACGATTTCTCGAAGCGCTCCAAGCCTTTCATCGAGCTGGTCAAAAAAGTACAGTCCAAATCGGTGGGCACCATCACCGAGGCAGGTTTGGAATCCCAATCGGGTGACGAAGCCCAAGTGTTGGTGGCGGTGTCTGTCAACACCTCGACTATCGGTGCCCCCGAACAGGAACCGCGGCATTGGCGAATGCGGATCACCGTGCACAAGGACGGAGACGAGGCCAAGGTGTCCAACGTCGCGTTTGTGCCATGAGCTGGTCCGTGCCTCGGGCATTGACTGGCCGAGCCCACGAACCAGAAAAGGAACTACCGCAGTGCCCATTGAAAGCGATGCTGGCGCCGAGCAGGATGCAGCCGTGCTCGCCGAGGAGACAACCGGGCAACTCGAGCCCGAAACAGACAAGCGCGACGACGCCGCCGAGGTCGGGGACACCAACGACGCCCACGTCGATCCTGGCACGCAGGACGTTAACTCCAGCGGTGCTGAAAGCAACGACATCAAAAAAGGTGTGCTGCAGGCGTTGTGGCGTCGCACCAGCTGGCCGCGAGTGTTCGCCTTTGTGGCGCTGCCCATTCTGGCGCTCTCGATTGCGGCGGCGGCCGGTTTTTTGAAGTGGCAAGATTCGTGGAACCGCGCATCAGCGCTGGCCGCGGTCGAGTCGGTCGCGGCGGCCAAGGAGTCCACCGTGGCGCTGCTGTCTTATCAGCCCGACAGTGTCGAAAAAGACCTCGGCGCCGCGCAGGACCGGCTGACCGGCAAGTTCAAGGACTCCTACAAGCAGTTGGTGCACGATGTGGTTATCCCCGGTTCGAAGAAAGACCACATTTCGGCGATCGCCACCGTTCCCGCTGCGGCCTCTGTGTCGGCAAGTCCCGACCACACGGTGGTGCTGGTGTATGTCGACCAGACAGTGACCGTCGGCAACGGCGCACCCACCGAAACGGCCTCCACCGTGCGGGTGAGCATGGACAAGATCGGTGAGCGCTGGCTGATCTCGGGATTCGACCCGGTGTAAGGACGCCTTCACGCTGGCGGTGTCGTTGA
This Mycobacterium xenopi DNA region includes the following protein-coding sequences:
- a CDS encoding MCE family protein — translated: MSRSRSWRRAGAGLLAALALAGLSGCGFHGANSFPLPGTKGRGPGSYTVQAQMPDVQNLQQNSRVRVNDVTVGNVTKIEVQGWHALVTMKIDGDIDLPANATATLGQTSLLGSVHVELAPPRGVAPEGKLKNGSLIPLSSSGAYPSTERTLAALSLLLNGGGLGQVQDITKALSTAFTGREQDLRSLLQQLDKFVAYLNDQKTDIIAATDSLNSLVGQFADQKPVIDKALRTIPEALTVLKDERDNLADALAEVAKFGALAADSVNKTKQNLVKELKDLGPVLQSLADAGTALTRSLGFYGTFPFPKDTLSKWLRGDYANLTAVIDLTLSRLDASLFTGTRFECNLTELELQWGRTIGQMPSPCMAGSQYNPGNPLVVPYRFDQGR
- a CDS encoding MCE family protein, which translates into the protein MLLHLTRGTKIQLVVFVVISLIAGMIMFFNFMQVPTVFFGVDRYTVKVELPRAGGLYPGGNVTYRGVEVGRVKDVRLTPNGVQAELQLDSDIHIPANSNAQVHSVSAVGEQYVELLPRSAQGPSLKNGDVIPANRTYVPPDINSLLEATNRGLAVIPRENLKTVVDESYIAVGGLGPELSRLVNGTTKLAIDARKNLDALVSLIDGSKPLLDSQIQSSDAIQAWAAHLASITSQLRNNDAALAHVLQQGGPAAAEGRQLLDRLTPTLPIVLANLVSVGQVGVTYRDNLESLLVELPQGAADIQAVGVANRNTKQDYNGAYLSFNLNLNWPPPCTTGFLPAQQQRAASYEDYPDVPNGDFYCRVPQDSLLNVRGARNLPCETRPGKRAPTVKLCESDEAYVPLNDGFNWKGDPNATYTGQGVPEFRPGEEPPGQARPPAPPGPPPPPIAAVQYDPATGMYVGPDGRMYTQAELGRGAAKEQTWQSMLTPPTRK
- a CDS encoding Mce protein, with the protein product MAEHADPAHQEVSETEKSTAPPPSRGPTDEGRLRNGVGTQEIDPQEPTGAAAASQGEEAEDYDAAVDGKADDASDEGSEDAAPTKTPMSPVRLATLVGVVMMVGLAVLAGWLGFRGYQSHQAQQQRALLVQVGRQGALDLTTIDWQHADADIQRILDSATGTFYDDFSKRSKPFIELVKKVQSKSVGTITEAGLESQSGDEAQVLVAVSVNTSTIGAPEQEPRHWRMRITVHKDGDEAKVSNVAFVP